The genome window CAGCCCGATCGCCGTGACGACGATGGTCGACGGGACCCCAAATCGGAGGTGGTTCCAGAAGGTGAGGTTGTAGCCGAAGAACTGAGCTCGTCTGGCCTGCTCGCAGACAATCAGATTTGCGGCAGAACCTAGGAGGGTGAGGTTCCCAGCCACGGTGCTGACCCATGCAAGTATGAGCCAGGCCTTCCTCTCTGAATCATGAGAAATTGCAGCAGCTGATGCAGCCACTCTTGTGCCGAGCAACAAGACTGAGAAAAGAAAAGTTCAGAAATGTTAGAGAAAGGCATTAAACCAGGCAAAAGAACAAAGGGTAATGCAATATGTGTCAAAGATGCATGGCCTGGACCACTCTTTCGATATACAGAACTGCCCCAGAATGAACAATGGCCGAAATGCATGAATGATGCAAGACAGACTATTATCAGTTGGCTTAGAACATAACAGTAGGGCCTTAACAGGACAaccaaaagaaaagggaaaattaCTTAGATGGAGTCCTACACACGATAAACAGACTAGATCAATAATTAATAACTCTCACAAACTTCAGAAACATATATCGAAAGAATATAATGCATGACATCAGGCAACCAAAAAGCTTCATGATCTACTAAGTTTGCTCAGTACAGTATCATATGTAGCTCTCTAATTGGACAAATTAAGTACCTTCAAAACTTTCTCTCTGAGAAGAATATAGTCTTTCAAGATTACTTTCCACAAAAATAGTCTAAGGATAAAATGTTTTACTATACAGAAATTACTCTGCTGAGgcattaaaaaatatatcaagtcTTAAAATCAGTGgcagaacccccccccccccccccccaaggcCCAATGATAAATTATTGAGGCAATTCAGTTTGATTCTGTACAGGAAATTTTGCAATACTCCTAAAAATGATGTCCAATTTGCAGTTGGTACATCATACTGTGCACAAGATACTAGAGTAATATTTCCGGTTCCTCAATTTAATCATGCTTGGCAAATAAAAATAAGAGGCCTGAAGGCCATATTAGGCACACAGCTCTCAAAGTGCCACATATAAAGAACTTCATAAAGAAAAGAGCATATCTGTATAAAGTATTAAATGATTATAGATGGTCATGCATCAGGAAATTTCCAAGAGTACCCAAAACAACACCAATTTCAAAGATTTACCTGTGGGAACATTTGAGGCCACATTTGAAAGGATAAGAATCACCACCGCAAGAAGTGAAACACCTTTGGCACTATCAATTCGTGAATATGGTTCCACTAACTCCCATAGTGTGTTCGGTATGCCAGTTTTGTTGAAGCCATCAACCGTGATAAACATCCCGCAAAAAAATATCAGCAATGAGTATGACACCTGCCAGCCATCAAAGTAGATTATCATCATTCAAGCTAGGTTAAACATCCACCCTTTAAGCGTTTAACTGATTAAAAATTAAGGAGCATACCTTCTCAAGACAAGCCTGTGCGTCTGTAAAATCAAGTGCCAGAAGAACTAGAGCCGCAGTGATTGCAGTCCAGGACATATTAAGCCCCATTAGAAGTGCAATGAGCATACCTAGAGTTATAAGATAAACAGCTGTTTTCCACACAAGTACTTTCCATCTCTTCTCTGCAACTTCaggttctttctccttttccacATTTGTGTCTAGGGAGGGTGGCAAATCCTCTATTATCACACTCCGTTGCTGGCTAGCAGTTCTTGTGAACTTCCTTGAGGATGCACCTTCATCTCTCCTATCAGGAAGCGTCGAGACCTCTACCATCTCATGCGACATGCTCGATGCCCGCAGAGACTTGATTGCAAGTTGAATGTCGGCCTCAGAACTGATGCTTCTGCTTCTCAGGTTCTCATTCACACTGGACCTCACACTGTTGCTCCTGATGATTGGTTCACTGATGCAATCCACATCATCTGGATTCAGAGAGGAAACATGTGACATCCTAGCCGGTGTGAACCGATGTGAAGTAACCTCATCGTCGGCAACCACTTCTGGTCCTGTAGGTTGCCCACCCTCCTGATCCTTCTCCACAGACAAGTATTTCCAGAAGTACAAAAGGAGGATAGCAGCATTTGTCAGAACCCCGACAATCATTGCTGGGAAAATCCCTAGCAAGAACTGACCAAATGAAATCCCACTCTCCACAGCTATGACAAGGTTCTGAGGGTTACCGATCGGCGTCGCAGCGGAGCCGATGTTTGAACTGGTAGCAAGGGCCAGGAGGAAAGGTTGCGGTGGCAGGTTGTTCTGCCTCGCAACCTTGAGGATGAATTCAGTGAGCACAACACAGCATGTGTCGTTGGTGAAAAGCGCGCTCGCAAACGCGGACACGATGCAAACTCGGAAGAGCAGGTCCTTGCTACCTCTGCTCTTCCATGAGAGCAGGTTCCCGAGGTACTTAAACATGTCAGCCCTCTCAAGGAAGATGCTGACAACCATTGTCCCGAAGAGCAGGCCGATGATCGGCAGGTCAATTGCAGCATATGCGTCCTCCGGTGATATGACCCGGAACAGGACCATTAGCATAGCACCAAGGAGGGACCCAGCCGTCCGTCCAACGGGCATGAACGGGACGGTGGGGAAGACGGCCATCACCCAGAAAATCCCAAAGGCGACACATCCCAGCACTACTTTGGAGGTCCCTGCCAACGCCATATTAGCAatttttctctcttcctctaCAACTAAAACTCTAACAATTGCACTTCAAGAACCTGTCACAACTCACAAAGTAAAAAGAGTACAGAAAAAACCCCAAATACCAAGGCCGGTCAGACTATGCTCACAAGAAAGATCCTGTTGGAATCAACCACCCCCATTCCCAATTTAACTCAAGATCCTGCGAAATTGGAGCAAAGAAACAAAGATTGTACATTAATCCAAAAGTTAAAAGGAGGTACTTTAGCAAAAAGTAAAGGAAAGCGAAGAGATGTGCAAAGATCCTctataaaaatagtttcttGATCCCTTAAACTAAAACGAGTAAGCAAGAAACGGTGTTAGACTGCATGAAAACGGGGGACATATATTGGTTTCAAGCACCACCACGCCTACTCACGGTGTATCCTGCAACAATTCAAGCGAAGAAAAGAACCCTTATCAATTCACACAGTTCACCAATCCAAATAAAGTCAAAAAAGTTCCCAAGATTTTGGGCAAACTGCTACTACTAAAATAAGCCAGTAAACCCTACACGCCGAAACAAGGTTGTGCTAACCCTAGGCTTTCAGTCCAGATCAACCGTGTTTTGCAGTGGATTAGAGCCGGGCTTACCAGAAAGATCCAGCGGAAATACTTGCACGCACCGGTGCCAAGAACGGGTATTTGTGTGCTGCGCTACGATCGGGTAGTGACTAGAGAAATTATCATCGGTGGGGAATGCTTACCTCGGAGTAGGGGCGGGCCGGATAGTTACTCCACAGTGCTGTGGCAAGAGCGAGCGAGGGAGACGAGGTGGTGGATTGGTGGAAACTGAAGCAGTAGCCGAGTGGTGGAGGAGACATGAAGTGGGGGCAGCTAAATAGGTGCCATGGCCACCGTGAAGGGGCGGGCCTCAGCTTTCATGATGACGAGGCGACTCGGGTTGGGCCCACACACAGGTGGGGCTCCCAGGATGGCATTTTACTATGCGCACACGGGTGGATCTCCTATTTTCTAGATTGTGAGTTATTATATTACGTCAGAAGATTGCTAGCATGTTTTTAGTCTGAATTACAAATAAAAATGATTATGCTATTATCTGGGCCAGTTAGATTACAAGCGGATCAAACAATCAGTGTACTCAAAAGTGACTCTTTGGTCAAGTTTTTGTGTAACTAACCTCATGGAAACCTTGATTGCGAGCAACCATTTGAGCCAATTTTACTAGGTTAAGCACCACAAATCAAATTATAATCAAGTACTGACATActttcactaatttttacatAGAATATGGTGTAAGATAATATAAACACGTCATGTTTTTACGGTTTTTTTCCTCTATTCAATTGGTGTAAGATATAATATAAAGACGTCGTATTTCTACCGCGTTTTCTCTCTATTCAACTAGTGAGTCAACTAACCTGCTAATATTTGAACATAACCTATAGAGTAAGGTCTTAAAAAGAGCGTTACATCGGATCTTGACCACAGGGTACAGTTAGCATTTCTCCGTTGCTAGGAAATCCGTTATTCGATTCGGGAGGTAGCCACGATTAGAGACGGAACTGTGATTTTGACTTCGTTTGATTTGGATTTTGCGCGTGGGAGTCTGAGACGTGTACGGCGGCCAACTGACTGATGTTACCTGTTTCTTCAGATCCAAGAAACGCGTCCGGCTCAAGCGACAAAACCCTAGGCCGCCGATCTAGCTCTTAAAGATCCATTAGGCCAACTACAGTATGCAATACTGCCTCAGATGTTGCCTGCTCGCCGGTGCTCACTGGATGAGGCTTCCCAGTCTCAATAATGGCGGAGGATTGATCCACAGGTCCAGAAACTTCCGGACAACCATAGATTAATTAGAGGGTGGCAAAAGGTTCTCTTTCTAATTACCGACCAATAATTGAATAATATATATAGTACTACACTACTAGGTATAAGTTATTTATAGAACACAAGGCCTAATTCGTCTAAACCAAGAGAGGGCACAAAGCCTAGCGGAACACTGTTGCATGGAAGATAGAAGAGCTAAGTGCTAACCCCATGAAGAGTCACTAGCAATCAAAAGGACGTGTGGTGTAGAAGAGCTAAAGTGCTAGCACCATGAAGAGTCACTGGCAATCAAAAGGACTTATGGTGAAACTACTCACCCATGTTAAAGTTCTATATTTGGAACGGAAGTTCACATTTATAAAATGACTACTCACCCATGTTAAAGTTCTGcagatatatatattatatatatattctgcagGTATACTTACTGTAGTTTATGTCTGTGCATATcccataagttgtaactcacagtatttcaggttgtaactcacagtgttttaGGTTGTAACTGGAGGATGTGCGCAgtacgaataacaagttgtaacttacaGTGTTAACTTCTcgtattgcaattatgtatttatggacGAAAAATTGTAACTGATCTActt of Phragmites australis chromosome 3, lpPhrAust1.1, whole genome shotgun sequence contains these proteins:
- the LOC133911589 gene encoding silicon efflux transporter LSI2-like isoform X2, which produces MAVFPTVPFMPVGRTAGSLLGAMLMVLFRVISPEDAYAAIDLPIIGLLFGTMVVSIFLERADMFKYLGNLLSWKSRGSKDLLFRVCIVSAFASALFTNDTCCVVLTEFILKVARQNNLPPQPFLLALATSSNIGSAATPIGNPQNLVIAVESGISFGQFLLGIFPAMIVGVLTNAAILLLYFWKYLSVEKDQEGGQPTGPEVVADDEVTSHRFTPARMSHVSSLNPDDVDCISEPIIRSNSVRSSVNENLRSRSISSEADIQLAIKSLRASSMSHEMVEVSTLPDRRDEGASSRKFTRTASQQRSVIIEDLPPSLDTNVEKEKEPEVAEKRWKVLVWKTAVYLITLGMLIALLMGLNMSWTAITAALVLLALDFTDAQACLEKVSYSLLIFFCGMFITVDGFNKTGIPNTLWELVEPYSRIDSAKGVSLLAVVILILSNVASNVPTVLLLGTRVAASAAAISHDSERKAWLILAWVSTVAGNLTLLGSAANLIVCEQARRAQFFGYNLTFWNHLRFGVPSTIVVTAIGLLIVVSY
- the LOC133911589 gene encoding silicon efflux transporter LSI2-like isoform X1, which produces MALAGTSKVVLGCVAFGIFWVMAVFPTVPFMPVGRTAGSLLGAMLMVLFRVISPEDAYAAIDLPIIGLLFGTMVVSIFLERADMFKYLGNLLSWKSRGSKDLLFRVCIVSAFASALFTNDTCCVVLTEFILKVARQNNLPPQPFLLALATSSNIGSAATPIGNPQNLVIAVESGISFGQFLLGIFPAMIVGVLTNAAILLLYFWKYLSVEKDQEGGQPTGPEVVADDEVTSHRFTPARMSHVSSLNPDDVDCISEPIIRSNSVRSSVNENLRSRSISSEADIQLAIKSLRASSMSHEMVEVSTLPDRRDEGASSRKFTRTASQQRSVIIEDLPPSLDTNVEKEKEPEVAEKRWKVLVWKTAVYLITLGMLIALLMGLNMSWTAITAALVLLALDFTDAQACLEKVSYSLLIFFCGMFITVDGFNKTGIPNTLWELVEPYSRIDSAKGVSLLAVVILILSNVASNVPTVLLLGTRVAASAAAISHDSERKAWLILAWVSTVAGNLTLLGSAANLIVCEQARRAQFFGYNLTFWNHLRFGVPSTIVVTAIGLLIVVSY